Proteins from one Acidiphilium multivorum AIU301 genomic window:
- a CDS encoding LOG family protein, translated as MSHISVTVFCGSSPGTAPDYLAAARALGEGLAARGMTLVFGGGNVGLMGATAGAALGAGGAVTGIIPDFLRAREVEFPGLTELIVTDTMHTRKRRMFARADAFVVLPGGLGTLDELMEILTWKQLGRHTKPILLIDIRGWASRVAALIDGVIEDGFARPSARELIEVVPDVAAALARLETYSESVNGASSLGNL; from the coding sequence ATGAGTCACATTTCGGTCACGGTATTTTGCGGCTCGTCGCCGGGGACGGCGCCCGACTATCTCGCGGCGGCGCGCGCCCTCGGCGAGGGGCTGGCCGCGCGGGGCATGACCCTGGTGTTCGGTGGCGGCAATGTCGGGCTGATGGGGGCGACCGCCGGGGCCGCGCTCGGCGCCGGCGGGGCGGTGACCGGCATCATCCCCGATTTCCTGCGCGCCCGTGAGGTCGAGTTTCCCGGCCTGACCGAACTGATCGTCACCGACACGATGCATACCCGCAAGCGGCGCATGTTCGCCCGGGCGGACGCGTTCGTCGTGCTGCCCGGCGGGCTCGGCACGCTGGACGAGCTGATGGAGATCCTCACCTGGAAGCAGCTCGGCCGCCACACCAAGCCGATCCTGCTGATCGACATCCGCGGCTGGGCGAGCCGGGTGGCGGCGCTGATCGACGGCGTGATCGAGGACGGTTTCGCCCGGCCGTCGGCGCGCGAGCTGATCGAGGTGGTGCCGGACGTGGCGGCCGCGCTCGCCCGGCTCGAGACCTATTCGGAATCGGTCAACGGCGCCTCGTCGCTCGGCAACCTGTAA
- a CDS encoding DNA gyrase inhibitor YacG — MTDEPAPASRPRRKPAGACPICGRKAQEAHRPFCSARCRAIDLGRWFGEDYRLPSDEAPLTDSE; from the coding sequence ATGACCGACGAACCGGCTCCCGCAAGCCGCCCCCGCCGCAAACCCGCCGGCGCCTGCCCGATCTGCGGCCGGAAGGCGCAGGAGGCGCACCGCCCGTTCTGCTCGGCGCGGTGCCGCGCGATCGATCTCGGCCGCTGGTTCGGCGAGGATTACAGGTTGCCGAGCGACGAGGCGCCGTTGACCGATTCCGAATAG